One part of the Rubrobacter radiotolerans DSM 5868 genome encodes these proteins:
- a CDS encoding response regulator transcription factor — protein MACASESEGLLRVVVTDDDPVTRVGIRYTLEASPEIEVVAEASTGREAVRLAERLRPDVVTLDLSMPEMDGRTAATEIKREAEESSHQVGVLVMTSYGAAPDFHGAMEAGADGYILKSSSFEELIRAVKTVATGASYLSRDVAPLARGETRSPRPRLTEAQRETLELAASGLTVDGIARACHVSPATVKYRLTNVYRKLGAANRAEAISLAHEHGLLDGP, from the coding sequence GTGGCCTGCGCGTCTGAGAGCGAGGGGCTGCTGCGGGTCGTCGTGACGGACGACGACCCGGTGACTCGGGTCGGCATCCGGTACACGCTCGAGGCCTCGCCGGAGATTGAGGTTGTCGCCGAGGCCTCGACGGGACGGGAGGCCGTCCGGCTCGCCGAACGCTTGAGGCCGGACGTCGTTACCCTTGACCTGAGCATGCCGGAGATGGACGGGCGCACCGCCGCGACGGAGATAAAGCGCGAGGCGGAAGAGAGCTCGCACCAGGTAGGCGTTCTTGTAATGACGAGCTACGGCGCCGCTCCGGACTTCCACGGCGCAATGGAGGCCGGGGCCGACGGCTACATCCTCAAGTCCTCGTCCTTCGAGGAGCTTATAAGGGCGGTAAAGACCGTCGCCACCGGAGCCTCGTACCTGAGCCGCGACGTGGCGCCCCTGGCAAGAGGGGAAACACGCTCGCCGCGCCCCCGGCTCACCGAGGCGCAACGGGAGACGCTAGAGCTAGCCGCAAGCGGCCTGACGGTCGACGGGATCGCCCGCGCTTGCCACGTAAGCCCGGCAACAGTCAAGTACCGGCTCACGAACGTCTACCGCAAGCTCGGCGCTGCAAACCGGGCCGAGGCCATAAGCCTGGCGCACGAGCACGGCCTGCTCGACGGTCCCTGA
- a CDS encoding sensor histidine kinase — translation MRARVSTGSARSLLDAAFGGVLVGTVAFVLMHFGVDSVQHARRWVGLDPLQPLPGGAAEVAFAYPVPCAALFFGSLYLTFRSGSLRGRGLPLDALVLGTTSGVALQALVAVLYPPLVLSEFVAWCVSGAAGGLLGSVLVRQRRSRVQAARLVQRIVGEAIALDSPATVAAAISAHAGSPPPLRVTVCEAAGCGPDGAPPEGPDLLPWSCHSRFTPPEPVRPLNLRSLPDWKGLLEGREVVCGPGALGRGSSERAGSTGREEVLLFPLLSRREGLQGLLVVVRPVSRLGRLVRLLSGTSRLGPAERAFYREVSGVVARELDYRRLRDESHGIAERRARWRERERTRRRLHDTVVQDLGRAIQTVNALLARHHYAAENAGFSRDDLLLLERVRANSVSAHEKCRRVVDCPEEALDRDEASVEDTLREVVGEFEREHPGFSVGGGIPTSETRLSTAACSVLARTAREALTNAAKHAAARTLCLSFAADAATARLTVSDNGCGFDAGSLGRSPTRAAGSFGLASLRDDARRVGGDFSVRSEKGRGTVVEVTVPLVPSGNSTHSAEPLGEPGGLRV, via the coding sequence GTGCGGGCGCGTGTTTCAACGGGGTCGGCGAGAAGCCTTCTCGACGCTGCCTTCGGAGGGGTGCTCGTCGGGACGGTCGCCTTCGTCCTCATGCACTTCGGCGTCGACTCGGTGCAGCACGCGAGGAGGTGGGTCGGGCTCGATCCCCTCCAGCCGCTTCCCGGCGGCGCGGCGGAGGTAGCCTTCGCCTACCCGGTCCCCTGTGCGGCTCTCTTCTTCGGCTCCCTATACTTAACCTTTCGCTCCGGAAGCCTCAGAGGCAGGGGGTTGCCCCTGGACGCCCTGGTTCTCGGGACCACGAGCGGCGTCGCGCTGCAGGCCCTTGTAGCTGTTCTCTACCCGCCGCTCGTCCTCTCCGAGTTCGTCGCCTGGTGCGTCTCCGGAGCGGCGGGCGGCCTTCTCGGCTCCGTGCTCGTCCGCCAGCGCCGCTCCCGCGTCCAGGCCGCCCGGCTCGTGCAGAGAATCGTCGGCGAGGCGATCGCCCTCGACAGCCCGGCAACGGTCGCCGCGGCGATCTCGGCCCACGCGGGCTCCCCGCCTCCCCTGCGCGTAACGGTCTGCGAGGCGGCCGGGTGCGGCCCGGACGGGGCCCCGCCCGAAGGCCCCGACCTCCTTCCCTGGTCCTGCCACTCGCGCTTCACGCCCCCCGAGCCCGTGCGGCCTCTGAACCTCCGCTCTCTGCCGGACTGGAAGGGGCTTCTTGAGGGCAGGGAGGTTGTCTGCGGCCCGGGCGCGCTCGGGCGGGGCTCTTCGGAGCGAGCGGGCTCGACCGGGCGCGAGGAGGTCCTGCTCTTTCCGCTGCTCTCGCGCCGCGAGGGGCTTCAGGGGCTTCTGGTCGTGGTCCGACCGGTCTCGCGTCTCGGGCGTCTTGTCCGGCTTCTGTCCGGAACCTCCCGCCTCGGGCCGGCGGAGCGGGCGTTCTACCGGGAGGTCTCGGGGGTCGTCGCCCGCGAGCTGGACTACCGGCGGCTAAGGGACGAGTCGCACGGGATCGCCGAGCGCCGGGCGCGCTGGAGGGAGCGGGAGCGTACGCGCCGACGCCTGCACGACACGGTCGTGCAGGACCTGGGGCGCGCGATCCAGACGGTGAACGCCCTTCTCGCCCGCCACCACTACGCCGCAGAGAACGCCGGCTTCTCCCGGGACGACCTGCTGCTTCTGGAGCGGGTCCGTGCCAACAGCGTCAGCGCACACGAGAAGTGCCGCCGCGTCGTTGACTGTCCGGAGGAGGCCCTTGACAGAGATGAGGCGTCCGTCGAAGACACTCTTCGGGAGGTCGTTGGGGAGTTCGAGCGGGAGCATCCCGGCTTCTCTGTTGGGGGCGGCATCCCGACCTCGGAGACCCGTCTCTCAACCGCAGCTTGCAGCGTCCTTGCCCGAACCGCGAGGGAAGCGCTCACGAACGCGGCAAAGCACGCCGCCGCACGGACCCTCTGCCTGAGCTTCGCAGCCGACGCGGCCACGGCTCGCCTAACCGTCTCGGACAACGGTTGCGGCTTCGACGCGGGCTCGCTCGGCAGGAGCCCGACCCGCGCGGCGGGATCGTTCGGGCTCGCCTCCCTCAGGGACGACGCCCGGCGGGTCGGCGGGGACTTCTCCGTAAGGAGCGAGAAGGGCCGCGGAACGGTCGTCGAGGTCACGGTGCCGCTCGTCCCCTCGGGCAACTCGACGCACTCTGCGGAGCCTCTTGGGGAGCCCGGTGGCCTGCGCGTCTGA
- a CDS encoding CAP domain-containing protein, whose amino-acid sequence MIAKGSLLSGLVVLACAACLTSLVLFSDSPALAAEKRLASVTSCSGKEVKLRKEEAEMVRLVNRARTDRSLNRVCVRPAVRKAARAHSADMLRRDYFSHRTKGTGEDPGDRLDRVGYPWIRYGELIFFSGGGFGDESGVYSAEKVFRVWMSRSYNREIILDRRLREIGPAVVDGEYNQDGQMWTVVLATK is encoded by the coding sequence ATGATCGCGAAGGGATCTTTGCTAAGCGGGCTGGTGGTTCTTGCCTGCGCCGCTTGCCTGACGTCGCTTGTTCTATTCTCAGATTCTCCCGCGCTCGCCGCTGAGAAGAGGCTTGCGAGCGTCACGTCATGCTCTGGCAAAGAGGTAAAGCTGCGCAAGGAAGAGGCTGAGATGGTCCGCCTCGTAAACAGGGCCAGAACGGATCGCTCGCTGAACCGGGTGTGCGTCAGGCCGGCCGTTCGCAAGGCAGCGCGGGCTCATTCCGCAGACATGCTCCGGCGCGATTACTTCTCACACAGGACAAAGGGGACTGGAGAAGATCCCGGCGACCGGCTCGACCGGGTCGGATATCCCTGGATCCGGTATGGAGAGCTCATCTTCTTCTCCGGTGGGGGATTCGGAGATGAATCGGGCGTTTACTCGGCTGAAAAAGTGTTCCGCGTCTGGATGAGTCGCTCTTACAACCGAGAGATTATTCTAGATCGTCGGCTGCGGGAGATAGGACCCGCGGTGGTAGACGGCGAGTACAACCAAGACGGTCAGATGTGGACCGTCGTGCTTGCGACCAAGTAG
- a CDS encoding CAP domain-containing protein, translating into MKRSLVAVTLVCFFALLSASGAGLAVQGSAEAASTVTVKACNGKGISLKRAEKRMLDLHNRTRAERNLPRLCIHPVLQRVARAHSADMIRRDYFAHDTKGGATAERRIRNAGYGGTYIAENIAWNSGTYGAPGTIYRTWMNSTNHRKNILSERYRAVGIGVAYGEFQGRSNAAMWTTDFGSGR; encoded by the coding sequence ATGAAAAGAAGCTTGGTCGCCGTGACGCTGGTCTGCTTTTTCGCGCTCCTGAGCGCCTCTGGAGCAGGACTCGCCGTGCAGGGAAGCGCGGAAGCCGCAAGCACGGTAACCGTCAAGGCCTGCAACGGAAAGGGGATCTCGCTCAAAAGGGCGGAGAAGCGGATGCTCGACCTCCACAACCGGACGCGAGCGGAGCGAAACCTTCCCAGACTCTGCATTCACCCGGTGCTTCAACGCGTAGCCCGGGCTCATTCTGCGGACATGATCCGGCGCGACTACTTCGCCCACGACACGAAGGGCGGCGCCACCGCCGAGAGGCGGATAAGGAATGCGGGCTACGGCGGCACCTATATCGCCGAGAACATTGCTTGGAACTCGGGAACGTACGGTGCTCCAGGAACGATATACCGCACCTGGATGAATAGCACGAATCATCGAAAGAACATTCTCTCCGAGCGCTACCGGGCCGTGGGGATCGGTGTCGCCTACGGTGAGTTCCAGGGCCGGAGCAACGCCGCCATGTGGACCACGGACTTCGGCTCCGGTCGCTAG
- a CDS encoding MucR family transcriptional regulator translates to MESRAWQAAMLHLREGLSLKEVAKVLRERPKWCGQRVNEVLDLYEPPGVIHGRRGVLASDGERVQCHVCGRWYAHLGAHVRMKHDMEADEYKREFGLMSKTGLISPELAEKRRKHKHLEAYRESSRERMKALSAEEQSRRASQQDLREERRLDPAYQAHVRRLSELGPEALERARAEGRYRESGFSEEATRNGQRAIAHLRKDESYRAWVSRRISEGKAAGGGMSEEVRQSFREGASERAREADRDELGRFSRRSSEREEP, encoded by the coding sequence GTGGAGAGCAGAGCCTGGCAAGCGGCGATGCTTCACCTGCGGGAAGGACTTTCCCTGAAGGAGGTCGCTAAGGTTCTCCGGGAGAGGCCGAAGTGGTGCGGCCAGCGGGTAAACGAGGTGCTGGATCTGTACGAGCCACCGGGCGTGATTCACGGCAGGCGCGGGGTGCTCGCGAGCGACGGGGAGCGGGTGCAGTGCCACGTCTGCGGCCGCTGGTACGCTCACCTGGGAGCCCACGTCAGGATGAAGCACGACATGGAGGCCGACGAGTACAAGCGGGAGTTCGGGCTTATGTCGAAGACCGGTCTTATCTCCCCGGAGCTAGCTGAGAAGCGGCGCAAACACAAGCACCTGGAGGCTTACCGTGAGAGTAGTCGCGAGCGTATGAAGGCGCTCTCGGCCGAGGAGCAGAGCCGCAGGGCGTCCCAGCAGGACCTCAGGGAGGAGCGGAGGCTGGACCCCGCCTACCAGGCGCACGTGAGGAGGCTCTCGGAGCTCGGTCCAGAGGCTCTAGAGAGGGCTCGCGCCGAGGGACGCTACCGGGAGTCCGGTTTTTCGGAGGAGGCGACGAGAAACGGGCAGAGAGCGATCGCCCACCTGCGCAAAGACGAGAGCTACAGGGCATGGGTAAGCCGGCGAATCTCCGAAGGTAAGGCCGCGGGAGGCGGAATGTCCGAGGAGGTGAGGCAGTCTTTCAGGGAGGGGGCCAGCGAGCGGGCGCGAGAGGCGGACCGGGACGAGCTGGGCCGTTTCTCCCGTCGGAGCAGCGAGCGAGAAGAGCCTTGA